The Lytechinus variegatus isolate NC3 chromosome 11, Lvar_3.0, whole genome shotgun sequence genome contains the following window.
tttgttttattgcaactaaaaaaaatcaagttgcatttgattgcatcaacaaaaaatcaattggCGTTTCattgaaactaaaaaaaataagttgcaTTTGATCAGCTACTAAAACAtcaagttgtgtttgattgcaactGAATAAAATCAAGATGTGTTTGATTGCAACTAAAGAGGAAtcaatttgcatttgattgcaactaaaaaatgaaacaagtccTAAATTCATTCTTTTAAATGGTTGAAAATGAGTCGCATTTGATTTCAACTCTTTTGCTGCAATTGCCCCTTGAGCATTTTACAACtgtaaatagagagagagagagagaaagggagagagagggaagaggggggggggggatagttGAGCTGGGAAGATAAAGGGGTTgagggaaaaggagagagaggggagaaaaaAGTTTGGGGTAAACTAGGGGAGGTTGAAAGATCGATGGGTTAGAGAGAGGGAGAtccaaggaggggggggggggattgctTAGATATCTAAAAGTAATAATAGAAGTAGTATCAGTCAGAAAAGGGGATAAAGAGGAATGTCAGAAAGAGCTGCATAATTTAGCGAAGTAACATAACTAATAtgaaatactgaaaatacaCATATGACTATAAATTGTGACACATTTTTACATTCAAACCTAAACCTAAAAAGACTGCTCTCTTAAACAGATATACGCCAAGTTGTGTATactaaattattcataatatcTATACGAAAATCAATATTGTCATAAAACATGATTATGTATATTGTCGACAGCTTTATCCAGCAGAGCAgtgtataaaattaaaaaatgttgtaGCCAAACTACATGTTTTGATGACGATCATTCAATGTCAGGATTATACATCAATAAACTTTGCACTTTATATGGCAATGTGACAAAACAGAGACGACACCAGGGTGGGGAGGGGGTGTCCTACAGGCAATATAGGCTTTCATTTCCTTCTCTCTGGACtgaatatactttttttttctttcttcattttcttccgccttttcattcttttctattatttttcccCTACtggacccccccaaaaaaatcatggCGCGGGTCGCCCCTGTTCCTCAGTGCCAAAGAAGGGGTGGGTGACCGCCCCTATGCATGTTCCTccaaattacagaaaatgaatacaataaagagaaaagtcggggataaaaaaaaatagattagaGGACTACTGGTAAAATCCAGTGATAAACAAAGAATATGTCACCTTATGGCATTTCCCCTAAATAAAAACATCATGGTGCCGCTATTGAATGCAtggatatatatttcttttcgtTTCCAATTACTTGTGAAGGTATGTTTCACAAgacttttcaaaagaaaatgagatatgTTAGTTTACTAATCCGTCAAAAAAGGCTACCACCATTGACATGCAAGGACATCCCCGCCCCCCCATAAAAATGCCTTTATGATCAACTCGGtcttctctctctcacttcccatcttttcaaaatttaatgtgtgccccccccccccgccctcgATAAAGGGCCAAATTAATGACGTATGCATCATTCCAAAATCAAATGGGACATGAGATGCCTGAGGGTACTTACATGAGagacattttttaaagtgttttgGCAGACGACCAATGGCCGGAATTTTAATCGATCGGCGATAGTTCGATACTAGCTGTTTGGGTGAGGAGGGTCCTCGCCTTTAGCCATAGCGTATTCAGGACCCGGCCCCGTAACATGAAGGTTTTCGATGAATAACAGATATGAAAAAAGCCTCTGATTGGTTAATGGTCGGTATTTTTAACAAAGTGTGCATGAAACgatgatattgattggtcattggCATTGCAAGTCTTTATGTTACGGAGCCAAGATCAATTCcttcataacatacatgtaacatacaTGTTTGTAATCTCTGTTTTTAAGACTCTGTAACATACATGTTTGTAATCAAATGGAAAATTCCAATGACTAACTCTGACAATGTCCAACCCGGCAGGAACCAAGCGGACTGGTTCATTCATATCCatatttcgttgtttttgtactatattcatgatattattaCTTTGTATATTCTATATGAAAACGGGTTCCAATGTCaattggaagaaaaataaatgttgaattgaattgaatatttgtaatttatcgcaattgaaactttatttctttAGTCGTCAAAGTCATTGGAGTCCAACCAGGCGTCACATTTACTTGATGAGTCGACATACCCACAGGGCAAGCCTGACTTCAGATAGATGGGCATCATTTGAGGAACTTTACGATCTGCAAGAAaataaagcaaagaaaaatagaaaaagaacagaaaggaaaatgaaaaaaaaattggcttcATGAAACGTAATTCACTctgtatattttcataattaccaGCAAAATAATAAACCAGCCATATGTTCTTTAAAATGATAGCAATAAAAGCAAAGTACAATCTGATGTTAGAACGAATTGTTCTGGGGTAACTGAGACCACGGACCTATTACATGTGCATGGATAGGTTACTCTTAATTCAGTTATAGTGTTTGATAAATCAATGTTCATCTCTTAAATCGGTTCCGGCAATCTATATATTATTAACCAACTTCAAAGAACTATAATAATTTTGCAGCAGAAAATATGCGACACTCAACGACTCAGTTTACCACATCACATCTGTCAATTATTATTTgagatttgttttcttcttctccttcttcttcctctcatcatcatcatcatcatcatcatcatcatcatcatcatcatcatcatcatcatcatcatatcatcatcgtcttcatcattatcatcatcatcatcatcatatcatcatcgtctacatcatcatcatcatcattatcatcatcatcatcatcatcatcattatcatcatcatcatcatcatcatcattatcatcatcatcatcatcatcatcgtcttcatcatcatcatcatcatcatatcatcatcgtcttcatcatcatcatcatcaccatcatcaccatcatcatcatcatcatcatcatcataatcaccaccaccaccaacaccaccattgttatcatattatcattgttattattgttactatttttattgttatcattattattatcattactacaattattattatcatcatcatgattatcattatcatgatacaTTTTGTTTAGCATATTTAatctcatcattatcactatatTAGTAGTTATAATTTGATATGACGGAAGTAATTACCTGTAGGTTTTGTGACAGTCTCAACCTTCTCTGGGCCCTTGATGATAAGACGAACCTTCTCAAAGACTTCCCTTGCGTCCGATCGTCGCGTATGCGTGCCTCCTCCTTGGCTTTCGTCGGCAGACCGTCGATCGTTCGGCGGCACCTCCGCATCGCCGCCACTTATCCCAGCCAACTTCCTGTATCGAGGAAGGAGCAGGTCCTGTTGGAAAGCAAAGAGTTCTTTGTGACTTCTCAAGTGCCTTCCGCGACGGCGACTTGGAGAAGAGACGCCCTCGCGTTTACGAGGAGCGGTCGTTGGTTTTTGCAGATGATCTTCGCCATCTTTCGTTGCCGCGTCATCGGTTGATGTCCTTTGGAAACGACTGCGGACATCATCACTTTTAGACACTGTACTAGTATTCTGACCGATTGTCTCGCTTCCGATTCTAGCCACATACGGTGCTTTCGTTTCTGAGGTACCTCCCTTAAGAAGTACAGAATAACGGTGTTTCGTTCCGATGGTTGAATCAGATTCCGTTCTGTCTTTATCGGAGTTAGAAATTTCTGCTTCTTTGATGGCAATTTGGCGAACTTCTGACAGGTCTGATGGCTGAGTTGAGCTGGCAATGTCTGGAACACTGAACGTTCTCTTCATTTTCGATTCATATTGAATAGTTTTAACATGATCGTTTTTGAGGGGCATACTCAATTTGGAGTTTTGGTTTCCAAATTTATGTTTTGCTGCAACTTTTGACGACGGGTGACGAACATTCGCGATCAAATCTAATGAGTTGTCCCTCATTATCCTCGGTTTATCGTTTGGCAAGTTTAAGTTCAGACTTTCCTGTTTAGTTGTTTTGGCATTTGAGCCTAAAGCTCGGGGACCGTACAACCCTGTTTTTGGACTGTGTTGTCTTGACTCACTGTCAATATGAATTCCTAACGACGGGGAAATTGCCGGCAACGCCGGGCAAGAATTCCTTGTTTCTAAATCTGGAGGTTTAGGCAAcgttctttctctcttctcctTCGCCGACCACGTCTCCAACGTTCTTGATTCGGATCGCCATGATGAAGGCGTCGATGATTGTTTTTTAATCCCTCCATGGGCGTTGGTTAGTAACTCGATTTGGTGTCTGGTTTTGTTGCCTCTCCGTATGTCGGCTAGTCGCCGACTTCTTGTACGATCGTCACCCTCGCGCGGAGCGCGGTCGGCCCGGGTCTTGGCAACACCACTGCCATGGTGCCGACGTTCTTTATTTCCGCTCATCATAACGTCATAATGCCTTTGCAGAAACTGTTGTTGCTTCACGTAcagaagatttttaaaaagaacaagagCAGAACACAAGTTATATCTGAACTCTCAAAGAGATGGTGTATTCCGGTATATTTCAGCGTTACAAAATCTAATGTTCTAGAAAAATGTGTCAATTAAACATGGTAGAACTTGAAGTCATTATTACGAGATAAAGCCAAGGTGTCACAAGGTGTCAAGTACACTGATTAagttgacataatattcaatgAAGAGTGCTTAACTTGGTGGATCTTGAAGTGTTTGTCATTAAGGTTGTTTAAACATTGCTAGTCAACTTTAGACCCTCTCCAGAATAAAGAATTGAGATATCCAACCTTTTCTCAATCAGTGGTAATTAAGAACAGTATAAAATATCGTAGATCGTTATTGCACATGATGGAGTAAGGAAGAATCACAGATTGCCGATGGAGATCAAGTGGTGAACACACGATTTCATTTCCTGTTCAAGTCGTTCACATTTATCACGTGTTTTTTCCCCAATATGTTGTTTCAGGAGACTTTGATCAAATCAGTGAAACACGCGATGATTCGacaaatgataaaacaaagattaaaaaagagTACCACTAATTATGTAGGTGAACGAACAGTCGAGACATTCCATGCGTCTTAACATTCAGTCCAAATGGACGTTGATTTTTACcatgatgatttaaaaaaaattcaatgatttATTCAGTTTGTTTCATTCCCCGATAACCGATGACTTCGCTATAATAATTAAAAGTAATCTAATTTccatgataaaaaaagatgatgtaAAGAATGACACTCTTCAAATTCAAGCGCACTCGACCAGAATCATCTCCGCATTATGAAAAGAAACACTCCACTGACCAGACGAGAACATCATGAATAACATCGTAGATTGACACGAGTGATGATTTGTAATTAGATCCACATAACCGCATCCATTGTACCTCACGATGTTAATCCTTTTTATATCTAATCGAATCTCCTTGAGCGATCACAAATTGGTTCGATAAAAACTTTATAATGTGGCGGGAAAGACACGGACGAGTTCGATACCAAGAAACATCAGTCGAATGCCGAATTCATGAAATCCTTCGAAGGGTCCTCAAAGTATAGCAAGAGGTTTAGGCGAGAAATTGTAAATACTAAGGCTGCTAAGTCTTGCATCTGAGTAAACAACTTCTCCCCTTCTCGTCTTTTCAAAATATAAGCCTGTTGAAAATAACAATTGTATCCAGTGGGACACACAGAGCCCACACCGCCCTTGCCTTTTGACAACTCCACGCGATTTCCCATCTGCCTATTTATCAAATCGATCGCTGCGATCGATCGTCTGCTTTTGTTCGACGGGACTTTCTTTTAGAGCCGACCTGGCATAAAAGAAATCGCCTTGTAAATCCTGATGAATGCATTCTGGGAATAACACCTCTAGAAGAGTGGAGAGAAGAGGGACGAGTTGTTATCAATTTGTCGGAAGAGGCTTAACTTGCTCGCAAGATGGGCATTTATTTAGAACCGTGTCAATAAAAGACGCATAATTGATATTCACTCGATCTGAAGAGTAATATCGGACTTTGTTCTTGGGAAAAGATACAAGTTATTGTCTATCATTCCCTCATTATCACGCACTAGAATGTGATGATTAGAATTAACGATTATATTAGGgctgatctgattttttaaaagaccCCGATGAGCAGAATCGGTGGGTATTTTTCTGGGGGCGAggtcaaaatcaaatcaatgtaCAAAAATCGAAATATATGCTCAGCTagtttcaaagaataaaaaaatggacaCACATGCGAacacgaatgaataaaatggtgAGAAATCATACATTT
Protein-coding sequences here:
- the LOC121423922 gene encoding uncharacterized protein LOC121423922, which translates into the protein MMSGNKERRHHGSGVAKTRADRAPREGDDRTRSRRLADIRRGNKTRHQIELLTNAHGGIKKQSSTPSSWRSESRTLETWSAKEKRERTLPKPPDLETRNSCPALPAISPSLGIHIDSESRQHSPKTGLYGPRALGSNAKTTKQESLNLNLPNDKPRIMRDNSLDLIANVRHPSSKVAAKHKFGNQNSKLSMPLKNDHVKTIQYESKMKRTFSVPDIASSTQPSDLSEVRQIAIKEAEISNSDKDRTESDSTIGTKHRYSVLLKGGTSETKAPYVARIGSETIGQNTSTVSKSDDVRSRFQRTSTDDAATKDGEDHLQKPTTAPRKREGVSSPSRRRGRHLRSHKELFAFQQDLLLPRYRKLAGISGGDAEVPPNDRRSADESQGGGTHTRRSDAREVFEKVRLIIKGPEKVETVTKPTDRKVPQMMPIYLKSGLPCGYVDSSSKCDAWLDSNDFDD